One window of the Pseudarthrobacter sp. ATCC 49987 genome contains the following:
- a CDS encoding GAF and ANTAR domain-containing protein codes for MILKTRLSERLQDLLLDNDVLEDFLRQLAGLAAESAAAETGRPVRCSVLVARHRQPAALPGSREALILERMQDDVAEGPGLEARQTGLAVLVPDTTMDPRWRRYQRAAAQRGSRSILAVAMLEDRSAVLTFSSTSPEAFDDDAVACAALAFRAAKVLRMAVRLDSAKGLNRDLMQAMRSRTVINLATGILMAQSRCSQSEAVDLLSKVSNTRNVKLRIVAEEILRRFDGVPAGTAFST; via the coding sequence TTGATTCTGAAAACCCGGCTTTCGGAGCGCCTGCAGGATTTACTGCTCGACAACGACGTGCTGGAGGATTTCCTCCGGCAGTTGGCCGGCCTGGCCGCCGAGTCCGCCGCAGCCGAAACCGGCCGCCCGGTGCGGTGTTCGGTGCTGGTGGCCCGGCACCGTCAACCGGCAGCCCTGCCGGGCAGCCGCGAGGCCCTGATACTGGAACGGATGCAGGACGACGTTGCGGAGGGTCCGGGGCTGGAGGCCCGGCAGACCGGGCTGGCCGTGCTGGTGCCTGACACGACGATGGATCCCAGGTGGCGGCGCTACCAGCGGGCAGCTGCCCAGCGCGGGAGCCGCAGTATCCTCGCCGTAGCCATGCTGGAGGACCGGTCCGCGGTCCTGACCTTCTCGTCGACGTCTCCCGAGGCTTTCGACGACGACGCGGTGGCCTGCGCGGCTCTCGCCTTCCGCGCCGCCAAAGTGCTGCGGATGGCTGTCCGGCTCGATTCTGCCAAGGGCCTGAACCGGGACCTGATGCAGGCAATGCGGTCGCGGACCGTGATCAACCTGGCCACCGGCATCCTCATGGCCCAGAGCCGGTGCTCGCAGTCCGAAGCGGTCGACCTGCTGTCCAAGGTCTCCAACACCAGGAACGTCAAGCTCCGGATCGTCGCCGAGGAGATCCTCCGGAGGTTCGACGGCGTGCCGGCCGGGACGGCCTTCAGCACCTGA
- a CDS encoding ABC transporter ATP-binding protein, translating into MSSVVEMTGVVKRFGAVTALDGLDFDVASGEVHGFLGPNGSGKSTTLRILLGLLRSDAGSIRVLGLDPWRDVATLHRRLAYVPGDVALWPNLTGGEVIDLLGRLQGGQDRDRRERLLDLFELDPSKKARTYSKGNRQKVALVAALATDAELFLLDEPTSGLDPLMEDAFRGCVRELREQGRTVVLSSHILSEAEALSDRVSIIRAGKVVETGPLEQLRHLTRTSVTADVATVPPGLDLLPGVHDVVVTNHRVNAQVEPIGLNHLMRALTTAGLKSLTSQPPTLEDVFLRHYGDITAGVPAAAVGASPGRPASREPGRRRAGDA; encoded by the coding sequence ATGAGCAGTGTGGTGGAAATGACCGGCGTCGTGAAGCGGTTCGGGGCCGTAACGGCCCTGGACGGACTGGATTTCGACGTGGCCTCCGGCGAGGTGCACGGTTTCCTCGGCCCCAACGGATCGGGCAAGTCCACCACCTTGCGGATCCTGCTAGGCCTCCTGCGCTCCGATGCGGGTTCCATCCGGGTGCTCGGGCTGGACCCCTGGCGCGACGTTGCGACGTTGCACCGCCGGCTGGCCTACGTCCCGGGGGACGTGGCCCTGTGGCCGAACCTGACGGGCGGCGAGGTGATTGACCTGCTGGGCCGGCTGCAGGGCGGCCAGGACCGCGACCGCCGGGAGCGGCTCCTGGACCTGTTCGAGCTGGACCCCAGTAAAAAGGCGCGCACCTACTCCAAGGGAAACCGTCAGAAAGTGGCCCTCGTTGCTGCCCTGGCCACCGACGCCGAGCTGTTCCTGCTGGACGAGCCGACAAGCGGGCTGGACCCGCTGATGGAGGACGCCTTCCGCGGCTGCGTCCGCGAACTGCGTGAGCAGGGGCGCACCGTGGTGCTGAGCAGCCACATCCTCAGCGAGGCCGAGGCCCTCTCGGACCGGGTGAGCATCATCCGCGCCGGGAAGGTGGTGGAGACCGGCCCGCTGGAGCAACTGCGGCACCTGACCCGCACCTCCGTGACCGCCGACGTCGCAACAGTGCCGCCGGGACTGGATCTGCTGCCCGGCGTCCACGACGTCGTCGTGACGAATCACCGGGTCAACGCCCAGGTCGAACCCATCGGACTGAACCACCTGATGCGGGCGCTGACGACGGCGGGACTGAAGTCACTCACGAGCCAGCCGCCGACGCTCGAGGACGTGTTCCTGCGCCACTACGGTGACATCACCGCCGGGGTTCCGGCGGCGGCTGTTGGCGCTTCGCCCGGCCGGCCCGCCTCGCGGGAGCCCGGCCGACGGCGGGCCGGCGATGCCTGA
- a CDS encoding thiamine-binding protein codes for MLLAFSVAPSGRPAQTAGDSPAGSAAVPADEASVHDAVAEAVRIVRESGLPNHTDSMFTTIEGEWDEVFDVVKRATEAVGRYGSRVSLVIKADIRPGYTGELTGKLDRLEQALGDAPGPAAG; via the coding sequence ATGTTGCTTGCATTTTCTGTCGCACCCTCAGGCCGTCCCGCTCAAACGGCCGGCGACTCACCCGCCGGTTCCGCGGCGGTCCCGGCGGACGAGGCTTCGGTCCACGACGCCGTTGCCGAAGCGGTGCGGATCGTCCGGGAGTCCGGCCTGCCGAACCATACCGACTCGATGTTCACCACGATCGAGGGCGAGTGGGACGAAGTCTTCGACGTCGTGAAGCGCGCCACCGAGGCCGTGGGCCGCTACGGCAGCAGGGTCTCCCTCGTCATCAAGGCAGACATCCGCCCGGGCTACACGGGCGAACTCACCGGAAAACTGGACCGGCTGGAACAGGCCCTCGGGGACGCTCCGGGTCCGGCCGCAGGCTAG
- a CDS encoding AzlD domain-containing protein, with product MTLWMWLLLSCLLAYAWKLLGYLVPASVLRDPRMSRIAGTMTIGLLASLTIVNTVASGQTLALDARLGALAAAGIALVFRAPFLVVVLAGAGAAAGLRLLGWN from the coding sequence ATGACCCTGTGGATGTGGCTGCTGCTCTCGTGCCTGTTGGCGTACGCCTGGAAACTGCTGGGCTATCTGGTCCCGGCCAGCGTGCTCCGTGATCCCCGGATGTCCCGGATCGCCGGCACCATGACCATTGGCCTGCTGGCGTCCCTGACAATTGTGAACACCGTGGCCTCGGGCCAGACGCTGGCGCTGGACGCGCGCCTGGGGGCACTGGCCGCGGCCGGCATCGCCCTCGTGTTCCGGGCCCCCTTCCTCGTGGTCGTCCTCGCCGGAGCCGGGGCGGCAGCCGGACTCAGGCTGCTGGGCTGGAACTAG
- a CDS encoding O-methyltransferase, with amino-acid sequence MFEHQPTARWTAVEGFLSEVVVRPDNSLRRAVTSALEAGMPPIEVAPNAGKLLKLLVQLSGARRVLEIGTLAGFSTIWMAQGLPDGGQLLTCEYLPKHAAVARANVDAAGLGHLVEIRVGAALETLHALADEGVEPFDFVFIDADKENNPHYLDWAIRLGRPGTAVVMDNVVWEGAVLDPAMDAVNAPGIISALHMLGEDPRLDGTVIQTVGSKGWDGFALARVV; translated from the coding sequence ATGTTCGAGCATCAGCCCACCGCCCGCTGGACCGCCGTCGAGGGCTTCCTGTCCGAGGTTGTGGTCCGCCCGGACAACTCCCTTAGACGCGCCGTAACCAGCGCCCTCGAGGCGGGCATGCCTCCCATCGAGGTCGCCCCTAACGCCGGGAAGCTGCTCAAGCTGCTCGTGCAGCTCTCCGGTGCCCGGCGGGTGCTGGAGATCGGGACCCTGGCCGGCTTCAGCACCATCTGGATGGCCCAGGGGCTGCCCGACGGCGGCCAGCTCCTCACCTGCGAGTACCTGCCCAAACACGCCGCCGTGGCCCGCGCCAACGTCGACGCCGCCGGGCTGGGCCATCTTGTCGAGATCCGGGTCGGGGCGGCACTGGAGACGCTGCACGCGCTCGCCGACGAAGGCGTCGAGCCCTTCGATTTCGTCTTCATCGACGCCGACAAGGAAAACAATCCGCACTACCTCGACTGGGCCATCCGCCTCGGCCGGCCGGGCACCGCCGTCGTGATGGACAACGTGGTCTGGGAAGGCGCCGTGCTGGATCCCGCCATGGATGCCGTCAACGCCCCGGGCATCATCAGCGCCCTGCACATGCTGGGCGAGGACCCGAGGCTGGACGGCACCGTGATCCAGACCGTGGGTTCCAAAGGCTGGGACGGCTTCGCCCTGGCGCGGGTGGTGTAG
- a CDS encoding DUF445 domain-containing protein, protein MQVNTEPSTRSEGPDGAGTPAGASAKGGPTRRQTVAASDAEKASALRRMKLLALSLLILMAIIFVVAFALQKQYPWLEYVRAAAEGGMVGALADWFAVTALFKYPMGLKIPHTAIIPQRKDQIGASLGEFVETNFLSEKVVQDKLASVDIARKAGAWLSGPGGAERVAKEGAAVIRGAFTVLNDDDVQAVIEGMVRRHLLAPPWGPPVGRVAQRIFDDGHHHALVDVLVDRTVDWVRDNQETVNRLVTDRSPTWVPSFVDGLVGDKVYVEILKFTRAVQSDPQHQVRLSIDKYLKDLAQDLQHDPVMIARAEGIKAQVLGDPEVRELASRTWGTIKAALLSAVDDPHSELTVRFKAAVHDFGTRLVVDPELAGKVNTWIGDAAGYLVKTYRSDIAGVITDTVARWDAEETSEKIELQIGKDLQFIRINGTVVGALAGLAIFTVAHLAFG, encoded by the coding sequence ATGCAGGTGAACACTGAGCCAAGTACCCGTTCGGAGGGCCCCGACGGCGCCGGAACTCCCGCCGGAGCCTCCGCCAAAGGCGGTCCCACCCGCCGCCAGACCGTGGCCGCGAGCGACGCCGAAAAAGCCTCCGCGCTGCGGCGGATGAAGCTGCTGGCACTCTCGCTGCTGATCCTGATGGCCATCATTTTTGTGGTCGCCTTCGCCTTGCAGAAGCAGTACCCCTGGCTCGAATACGTCCGGGCTGCGGCCGAGGGCGGCATGGTCGGCGCCCTCGCCGACTGGTTCGCGGTAACGGCCCTGTTTAAGTACCCGATGGGACTCAAGATCCCGCACACCGCCATCATTCCGCAGCGCAAGGACCAGATCGGCGCCTCGCTGGGCGAATTCGTGGAAACCAACTTCCTTTCCGAAAAGGTGGTCCAGGACAAACTGGCCTCTGTTGACATTGCCCGCAAGGCCGGCGCGTGGCTCTCCGGACCCGGCGGCGCGGAGCGGGTCGCCAAGGAGGGTGCCGCCGTCATCCGCGGCGCCTTCACGGTGCTCAACGATGACGACGTCCAGGCCGTGATCGAGGGCATGGTCCGCCGGCATCTGCTCGCCCCGCCGTGGGGTCCCCCGGTGGGCCGGGTCGCCCAGCGGATCTTCGACGACGGCCACCACCACGCCCTGGTGGACGTGCTCGTGGACCGGACTGTTGACTGGGTGCGGGACAACCAGGAGACGGTCAACAGGTTGGTCACGGACCGCTCCCCCACCTGGGTGCCGTCGTTCGTGGACGGTCTCGTCGGCGACAAGGTCTACGTGGAGATCCTGAAGTTCACCCGCGCCGTGCAGTCCGACCCGCAGCACCAGGTCCGGCTGTCGATCGACAAGTACCTCAAAGACCTCGCGCAGGACCTGCAGCATGATCCGGTGATGATCGCCCGGGCCGAGGGCATCAAGGCCCAGGTCCTCGGCGATCCCGAGGTCCGGGAGCTCGCGTCCCGCACCTGGGGGACAATCAAGGCCGCGCTGCTGTCCGCCGTCGACGATCCGCACAGCGAGTTGACCGTCAGGTTCAAAGCCGCCGTCCATGACTTCGGCACCCGGCTGGTGGTTGACCCCGAACTGGCCGGCAAGGTCAACACGTGGATCGGGGACGCCGCCGGGTACCTCGTGAAGACGTACCGCTCGGACATCGCGGGCGTGATCACCGATACTGTGGCCCGCTGGGATGCCGAGGAAACCTCGGAGAAGATCGAACTCCAGATCGGCAAGGACCTGCAGTTCATCCGGATCAACGGCACCGTGGTGGGCGCCCTCGCCGGGCTTGCGATCTTTACGGTGGCGCATCTGGCCTTCGGGTAG
- a CDS encoding glycerophosphodiester phosphodiesterase, with translation MTTDESVAARPMVYAHRGSSAAFAEHTRAAYLQAIADGADGVECDIHLTRDQQAVLLHDATLDRTSDGTGPVADRTLEDLRQLDFSSWKGARIPDEYGGRSTQLLTLPELLDLLQAAGREIGLAIELKHPSPFQLKLEDRVLEVLTAEGWDPATSRLGNIAVSFMSFSPDSVKHLLKAVPSSAVCQLVDDVDVEEIREELGLGALTGGALANVMKAAQTEAVRILDDCEAGLAGPGINYVRGHSRTIRRWLTSGRRFRVWTVDSENDVALCQELGIHEITTNWPAQVLAQLWAGSRSLG, from the coding sequence ATGACGACTGACGAGTCCGTTGCAGCCCGTCCGATGGTCTACGCGCACCGCGGTTCCAGCGCAGCGTTCGCCGAGCACACCCGGGCGGCCTACCTGCAGGCAATCGCCGACGGTGCAGACGGCGTGGAGTGCGATATCCACCTCACCCGGGACCAGCAGGCGGTGCTACTGCACGACGCCACCCTGGACCGCACGTCGGACGGCACCGGCCCGGTGGCGGACCGGACCCTCGAGGACCTCCGGCAGCTGGACTTCTCCTCCTGGAAGGGTGCCAGGATCCCGGACGAATACGGCGGCAGGTCCACCCAGCTGCTGACCCTCCCGGAGCTGCTGGACCTGCTGCAGGCAGCGGGCCGGGAGATCGGGCTGGCAATTGAGCTCAAACACCCCAGCCCTTTCCAGCTCAAGCTGGAGGACAGGGTCCTGGAAGTCCTCACAGCCGAAGGCTGGGATCCGGCGACGTCCCGGCTCGGCAACATCGCGGTGTCCTTCATGAGCTTCAGCCCGGACTCGGTGAAGCACCTGCTGAAAGCAGTCCCGTCCTCGGCCGTGTGCCAGCTCGTGGACGACGTCGACGTTGAGGAGATCCGCGAGGAACTCGGCCTCGGGGCGCTCACCGGCGGGGCGCTGGCCAACGTGATGAAGGCCGCGCAGACCGAAGCTGTGCGGATCCTGGACGACTGCGAGGCCGGGCTGGCCGGCCCGGGCATCAACTATGTCCGCGGGCATTCCCGGACCATCAGGCGCTGGCTCACTTCCGGCCGCCGTTTCCGGGTGTGGACCGTGGACTCGGAAAACGACGTTGCGCTGTGCCAGGAGCTCGGGATCCACGAGATCACCACGAACTGGCCGGCGCAGGTCCTCGCCCAGCTGTGGGCCGGGTCGCGGAGCCTCGGCTAG
- a CDS encoding TetR/AcrR family transcriptional regulator, producing MNRVADRRPLRADAARNVDKIITAARQCFREHGPEVPLQTIAVTAGVGPATLFRNFADKEELVLAALHRQLGLLVDPVIEEALAGPDAADGLFRVIDALMGVASEEANLLGAVAGRRGLLTGITGDLIESVAILLGRGQGQGTLRSDISMTDLIRLLAMLIGVVDTMEAGSDAWRRPVALVEDAIRTERPHRPLPPQAPLPGTAFDSVLG from the coding sequence ATGAACCGGGTAGCAGACCGCAGGCCGCTCCGCGCCGATGCCGCGCGGAACGTTGACAAGATCATCACCGCCGCCCGGCAGTGCTTCCGCGAGCACGGCCCCGAGGTCCCGCTGCAGACCATCGCCGTGACCGCCGGAGTTGGTCCTGCCACCCTTTTCAGGAACTTCGCCGACAAGGAGGAACTCGTCCTCGCGGCGCTGCACCGCCAACTCGGACTGCTGGTCGATCCCGTCATCGAGGAGGCCCTCGCCGGGCCCGACGCCGCCGACGGCCTCTTCCGCGTCATTGACGCGCTGATGGGCGTGGCCAGCGAAGAAGCCAACCTCCTGGGAGCCGTGGCCGGCCGCCGCGGACTGCTCACGGGGATCACGGGCGATCTGATCGAGTCCGTGGCCATCCTCTTGGGCCGCGGGCAGGGCCAGGGCACGCTGCGCAGCGATATTTCGATGACGGACCTGATCCGGCTGCTGGCCATGCTGATTGGCGTGGTGGACACCATGGAGGCAGGTTCGGATGCGTGGCGCCGTCCGGTCGCCCTCGTCGAGGACGCCATCCGCACGGAGCGCCCCCACCGGCCGCTGCCGCCGCAGGCACCGCTGCCGGGCACCGCCTTCGATTCTGTCCTCGGCTAG
- a CDS encoding ABC transporter permease translates to MPETLAGTGVLIRLGLRRDRWMLPVWIVGFALIAYSTALAGAELYPDVASRVEAATALNATASMVAMFGRIYDPTSIGALSLIKYTAFMTAILAVLMVILAIRHTRSDEESGRLELLGGGRLGRDAPLAAALTISLGASVLLGLLSAAALAAGGLPAAGSLAFGLGWASTGMAFSAMAGLAAQLTVSARAATGISIGVVAVTYALRAVGDLAEPGPSVLSWLSPIGWNQQIRAFAGDRWWVLALPVCLCIVLVPAAFALRARRDLGSGLRAERPGPAVGSLSGVWDLAVRLQYRVLVAWAVAFLVFGVVIGSLVSNVAELLSSPNAQDLIKMLGGRQALTDAFLAAEISIMGLLAAAYGVSSANHLRSEEAAGHTEALLGTATTRIRWASSHFTFALASVALLLLLAGVSIGVGAAFAVNDFALVGRSTVAALAQVPAAWVVTSAGLAVFGWAPRLAGAVWGLLLAFVALGEFGVLWNAPEWLMDLSPFRHSPLLPVVAGDGAALTALTAAAAALAALGYAGWRRRDLAA, encoded by the coding sequence ATGCCTGAAACCCTCGCGGGAACTGGCGTCCTGATCCGCCTCGGGCTGCGGCGGGACCGCTGGATGCTGCCGGTCTGGATCGTCGGCTTTGCCCTGATCGCCTACTCGACCGCGCTGGCCGGGGCCGAGCTCTATCCGGATGTGGCAAGCCGTGTCGAGGCCGCCACCGCCCTGAACGCGACCGCGTCCATGGTGGCGATGTTCGGACGGATCTACGATCCCACCTCGATCGGTGCGCTCTCGTTGATCAAATACACCGCCTTCATGACCGCCATCCTGGCTGTCCTCATGGTCATCCTCGCCATCCGGCACACCCGCAGCGACGAGGAGAGCGGACGCCTCGAGCTTCTCGGCGGAGGACGGCTGGGCCGCGACGCGCCGCTGGCAGCCGCCCTCACGATCAGCCTCGGCGCCAGCGTGCTGCTCGGGTTGCTCTCGGCAGCCGCGCTGGCCGCCGGCGGGCTGCCGGCCGCCGGCTCCCTCGCTTTCGGCCTGGGCTGGGCTTCCACGGGGATGGCCTTCAGTGCCATGGCCGGGCTGGCAGCCCAACTCACTGTCAGCGCCCGGGCCGCGACCGGGATCAGCATCGGCGTCGTGGCCGTCACCTATGCGCTCCGCGCCGTCGGCGACCTCGCCGAACCGGGGCCGTCTGTGCTCTCCTGGCTCTCGCCCATCGGGTGGAACCAGCAGATCCGGGCTTTCGCGGGCGACCGCTGGTGGGTGCTGGCGCTGCCGGTCTGCCTGTGCATCGTGCTTGTCCCGGCAGCGTTCGCACTCCGTGCCCGGCGCGATCTTGGTTCCGGTCTCCGCGCCGAACGCCCGGGGCCGGCTGTCGGCTCGCTCTCCGGCGTGTGGGACCTGGCGGTGCGGCTGCAGTACCGCGTGCTGGTGGCCTGGGCCGTGGCGTTCCTGGTTTTCGGCGTCGTGATCGGTTCCCTGGTCAGCAACGTGGCAGAGCTGCTGAGTTCACCGAACGCCCAGGACCTGATCAAGATGCTGGGCGGCAGGCAGGCCCTGACGGACGCTTTCCTGGCCGCGGAAATCAGCATCATGGGGTTGCTGGCCGCAGCCTACGGAGTGTCCTCGGCTAACCATCTGCGCAGCGAGGAGGCCGCGGGCCACACCGAGGCCCTGCTGGGCACGGCCACTACCCGGATCCGCTGGGCGAGCAGCCACTTCACGTTTGCCTTGGCCAGCGTGGCTTTGCTGCTCCTGCTGGCGGGGGTATCGATCGGCGTCGGCGCCGCCTTTGCCGTCAATGACTTCGCTCTGGTGGGCCGGAGCACGGTGGCCGCGTTGGCCCAGGTGCCCGCCGCATGGGTGGTAACCAGTGCGGGCCTGGCGGTGTTTGGCTGGGCACCCCGGCTGGCCGGGGCGGTCTGGGGCCTCCTGCTGGCCTTCGTCGCCCTGGGAGAATTCGGGGTGCTGTGGAATGCCCCGGAATGGCTGATGGACCTCTCCCCGTTCAGGCATTCTCCGCTGCTCCCCGTGGTCGCCGGGGACGGGGCGGCGCTGACGGCGCTCACCGCGGCCGCCGCTGCACTGGCCGCGCTCGGCTATGCCGGCTGGCGGCGCCGCGACCTCGCAGCGTAG
- a CDS encoding AzlC family ABC transporter permease yields MRLLQSPAVRVGLSISIATGLYGVSFGALSVTSGLDFWQTMALSLLLFSGGSQFAFIGVVAGGGSGVAAMGAATLLGMRNGIYGMQVNALLQPRGWLRFAAAHVTIDESTATSTGQTDPLEQKRGFWTAGLGIFVLWNLFTAVGALAGGALGDPKQWGLDGAAVAAFLGLLWPRLKGREPVAIAVVCALATVLAVPFVPAGVPILVAAVVAAAIGWFSHGRSDEGLEPDVDPYAEHPHPHPSGDAK; encoded by the coding sequence GTGAGGCTTCTGCAGTCCCCGGCAGTGCGGGTCGGGCTCTCCATCAGCATCGCCACCGGACTTTACGGCGTGTCCTTCGGCGCGCTGTCCGTCACCTCCGGACTCGACTTCTGGCAGACCATGGCCCTGAGCCTGCTGCTGTTCAGCGGCGGCTCGCAGTTCGCCTTCATCGGGGTGGTGGCCGGGGGTGGCTCCGGCGTCGCCGCGATGGGAGCGGCCACCCTGCTGGGCATGCGCAACGGGATTTACGGCATGCAGGTCAACGCCCTGCTGCAGCCGCGGGGCTGGCTGCGGTTCGCCGCCGCCCACGTCACGATCGACGAGTCCACCGCCACAAGCACCGGCCAGACGGACCCGCTCGAGCAGAAGCGCGGCTTCTGGACCGCCGGCCTGGGCATCTTCGTCCTCTGGAACCTGTTCACCGCCGTGGGCGCGCTGGCAGGAGGTGCGCTGGGGGATCCCAAGCAGTGGGGCCTGGACGGTGCCGCCGTGGCGGCGTTCCTGGGCCTGCTGTGGCCGCGGCTCAAAGGCCGCGAACCTGTCGCGATCGCCGTCGTCTGCGCCCTGGCCACCGTGCTGGCCGTACCCTTTGTGCCCGCCGGGGTGCCGATCCTGGTGGCCGCGGTGGTGGCTGCGGCAATCGGCTGGTTCAGCCATGGCCGCAGCGACGAAGGACTGGAACCGGACGTGGACCCCTACGCCGAACACCCGCATCCGCATCCCTCCGGGGACGCCAAATGA
- a CDS encoding HNH endonuclease signature motif containing protein, whose protein sequence is MDNTAAWSADGREALAGVGVLTAVLDSVTGAGADGGGPSGASDGRDAGPLGDDPLRDLADDCLDGLAEVARWEARAAALKVRLGATYLRATDAMAAPAVAPHDAKCQEMAKVAEVACVLTMSERTAGAFLSDCQALTAALPLTLAALQDGTISWQHARIIVDETSGLDPAGAAGLEAHFLDPAAPDPARGCPAGELVPSRFRAKARTWRERHHRESIESRHTKSVADRRVEFRPDSDGMAWFSAYLPADTAAGIWDRTTSAARALQGPDEVRTLTQLRADIAATWLLSSGLADGEVAGGGVPSPRAQVLVTVPVLSLLGAGEEPAVLDGYGPIPPSMARRLVAEGAGSFYRVLVDPRDGAPLEIGRSSYRVPKAVRQWLRLRDGKCPFPGCNNQSLDNDADHLLAWADGGTTGISNLGQPCRKHHGLKHNSAWTPAGASKDAPPGWTSPSGRHYPSEQQDWEPPHWPPGILETNGLLGWEQPSDEDMKPGVDPPPDNDLGLPPDPGPDPNQELPVDPLPAWYQFAA, encoded by the coding sequence GTGGACAACACGGCAGCATGGAGCGCGGATGGCAGGGAGGCCCTGGCGGGCGTCGGGGTGTTGACTGCGGTGCTGGATTCCGTCACTGGGGCCGGCGCTGACGGCGGTGGTCCGTCCGGTGCCAGCGACGGCCGGGATGCTGGTCCGTTGGGGGATGATCCGTTGCGGGATCTGGCGGATGATTGCCTGGACGGGCTGGCCGAGGTCGCCCGGTGGGAGGCGCGGGCCGCGGCGTTGAAGGTGCGGCTGGGCGCGACCTATCTGCGGGCCACCGATGCCATGGCGGCACCGGCGGTGGCACCGCACGACGCCAAGTGCCAGGAGATGGCCAAGGTCGCGGAGGTCGCGTGTGTCCTGACGATGAGCGAGCGGACCGCAGGTGCCTTCCTGTCCGACTGCCAGGCTCTGACGGCGGCGCTGCCGCTGACCCTGGCCGCCCTGCAGGACGGGACGATCTCCTGGCAGCACGCCCGGATCATCGTCGACGAAACCTCCGGCCTGGACCCGGCCGGCGCGGCCGGGCTGGAAGCGCACTTCCTGGACCCGGCCGCACCGGACCCGGCCCGGGGCTGCCCGGCCGGGGAACTTGTCCCGTCCCGGTTCCGGGCCAAGGCCCGTACCTGGCGGGAACGCCATCACCGGGAGAGCATCGAGTCACGCCACACCAAGAGCGTTGCGGACCGGCGGGTCGAGTTCCGCCCGGACTCCGACGGGATGGCCTGGTTCTCCGCGTACCTGCCGGCCGATACCGCGGCGGGGATCTGGGACCGGACCACTTCCGCCGCCCGCGCCCTCCAGGGCCCGGACGAGGTGCGGACCCTCACCCAGCTCCGCGCCGACATCGCCGCGACCTGGCTGCTGAGCAGTGGACTCGCCGACGGCGAAGTGGCAGGCGGGGGTGTGCCGTCGCCGCGGGCGCAGGTCCTGGTCACCGTTCCGGTCCTGTCGCTGCTCGGCGCGGGTGAGGAACCGGCGGTCCTGGACGGGTACGGGCCGATCCCGCCCTCGATGGCCCGCCGCCTCGTCGCCGAAGGCGCCGGCTCCTTCTACCGGGTCCTGGTGGACCCGCGGGACGGGGCGCCGCTGGAAATCGGCCGGTCCAGCTACCGGGTGCCGAAGGCAGTGCGGCAGTGGCTGCGGCTCCGCGACGGGAAGTGCCCCTTCCCGGGCTGCAACAACCAGTCCCTGGACAACGACGCCGACCACCTCCTGGCCTGGGCCGACGGAGGCACCACCGGGATCTCCAACCTCGGCCAGCCGTGCCGCAAACACCACGGCCTGAAACACAACTCAGCCTGGACACCGGCCGGAGCCAGCAAAGACGCACCGCCCGGCTGGACCTCACCATCCGGAAGGCACTACCCCAGCGAGCAACAGGACTGGGAACCACCCCACTGGCCACCCGGCATCCTGGAAACGAACGGGCTCCTGGGCTGGGAACAGCCCTCGGATGAAGACATGAAACCAGGCGTGGACCCGCCACCGGACAATGATCTGGGCCTGCCGCCGGATCCCGGCCCGGATCCCAACCAGGAACTGCCCGTGGACCCGCTGCCGGCGTGGTACCAGTTCGCGGCCTGA
- a CDS encoding YkvA family protein gives MSWETVLGAAGGLLLVYAVLLLLLWGYARRHPETVTMKDALRLLPDLLRLLRRLVADNTLGAGVRIRLALLLAYLLSPLDLVPDFVPVIGYADDVIIVALVLRSVIARAGEDALRRHWPGTPDGLQLILKLAGLGAPR, from the coding sequence GTGTCATGGGAAACCGTGCTCGGCGCTGCCGGCGGTCTGCTGCTGGTCTACGCCGTCCTGTTGCTCCTCCTGTGGGGTTATGCCCGCAGGCACCCGGAAACGGTCACCATGAAGGACGCCCTGCGGTTGCTGCCAGACCTGTTGAGACTCCTGCGGCGGCTGGTCGCTGACAACACCCTGGGCGCAGGCGTGCGGATTAGGCTCGCCCTGCTGCTGGCTTATCTGCTCTCGCCGCTCGACCTTGTGCCGGATTTCGTGCCGGTGATTGGCTACGCGGACGACGTGATCATCGTGGCCCTCGTGTTGCGTTCCGTGATCGCGCGGGCGGGTGAGGACGCGCTGCGCCGGCACTGGCCGGGAACGCCCGACGGGCTGCAGCTCATCCTCAAGCTCGCCGGCCTCGGAGCGCCGCGGTAG